A segment of the Lycium ferocissimum isolate CSIRO_LF1 chromosome 5, AGI_CSIRO_Lferr_CH_V1, whole genome shotgun sequence genome:
TCGACTCGTGTCGCTCCGTTTCTTCGCTTGCTTGGTTGTACTCTTGGTTTCGATTCTCTTGGATTCAATAGTTCGAGAGATGAATTCGTCTTAAAgtaaagtgaaacaaaataaTTGTTTGCAAAGTGTTGATCCTTAGTCTTTCAAAACCTTTGATTGTAAAAAATGGAATATAATTTTCGACAACTATTTATGTTCGTCATCATGACACATGCATTTGAGTGAGAATCTCTAGTTGTTCGCGACATCTTGGGGCAGCGTGTTGCTTTATCCGGTGGAATTTTTTAGACCCTCTCAGAAATTCTATCCCAGTTTAAAATCTTGTCTTGGCGAATTCTCGTGCCGAATTttagtgaatgaatttttgaGAGCCTCTCAAAAGGTCTATCCTAGTTGAAAATTTGGGTCGCTGACTGTTATTCCGAACTGTtgtgaaggaatttttgagatcctctaaAAAATTCTATCCAAGTTGAGGGTTTGGGTTGGCTGGCTCTTGTGCCGAACTGTTGTcaaagaatttttgagatcctttaAAAAATTCTACCCTAATTTAATATGTGTTGGCGAACTCTCGTGCCAATTTCGAATTTATCTCAAAATTTTATCCCTGTGGCTTCTTAGGTGTTTCTTGGGTTTTTTGATTGGTATGACTGAGCTCGAGTGGCGCCTTCATATCCTGTCACAACAGGAATCAAGTCGAACATAGTTCGgaataaaagtaattaattttttttctaataatgCGATCGAGTCCtatatggactgcctacgtatcccaccttGGGAaatcaggtcattgcgtagttcatgtTACAAGGAAATCATTTAGTTTTTTCTATCTATTACAAAAAGGAAGACTAAATCCGATATGGATTTTTCTACGTATCTCTACTATAAGAGATAGGTCTTAATGTagtgattacaagcaaaagtaCGATTACAAATTGAAAAAGCACGTCTTCACGTGTAATACCGCTTGATTGCATCTGAATTGATTGCCTTGGGCCATTCTTGGTCGTCCATTTTAGCTAAGATCATTGCTCCTCCGGAGAGTACCTTGCGGACCACATACGGGCCTTGCCAATTGGGTGTGAACTTTCCTTTGTACTCGTCTTGGTATGGAAATACTCGCTTGAGTACCATTTTCCCTATCTGAGAACATTGAGCTCTGACTTCTTTGCTGAAAGCACGAGCCATTATTTGTTGATATATTTGTCCGTGACATACGACGATCATCCTTTTTTTGTCGATCAATGCCAAGTGCTCGTATAGGTTCCGGACACATTCTGCGTTGTCTAACTCTGCTTCTTGAATGATTCTGAGTGATGGTATTTCCAATTCGGCAGGTATGACTACTTCGCTACCATCGACAAGTAAGTATGGAGTTGCCCATGTTGAGGTCTCGATTTTGTTGTTTGGTATCCAAGCAATGCATAGGGCAATTGTTCGTGCCAACACTTGTAGTTGTCCatcattttccttaatatcttcttgatattcttgttggctgcATCTATGGCTCCATTCATTTGTGGCCGATAGGCGGTGGAGTTCTGATGGGTTATTCAAAATTGTTCACAGATGTCCTTCATCTGATGACTGTTCAGATTTGTTCCATTGTCCCTTATGATGGACTCTGGTATGCCAAATCGACATATGATATTATTTCGCACGAAATCAACTACCATTTTTTTTGGTCACTGATTTGTGTGATGTGGCTTCTACCCATTTGGTGAAATAATCTATGACGACCAAAATGAATTGGTGTCTATTAGATGTGGCGGGTTTGATGGGTCCAATGATGTCCATGCTCCAGGCAACAAATGGCCAAGGTGAGCTCATGACTTTAAGTTCACTCGGTGGGACTTTGATCAGGTCTCCGTGGATTTGGCATTGATGACATCTTTGCACAAACTTGCAACAGTCAGTTTCCATCATCATCCAGTATTAGCGTGCTCGTAAGATCTTTTTAGCTAGAACGAACCCATTCATGTGAGGCTCACAAGTCCCAGCATGCTCTCCTTCCAGTAATTTCGTGGCCTCGGTGCATCCACGCATCTGAGTAATCCGAGATCTGGCGTTCTCTTGTAGTGTATTTCCTTATTTAGGAAGAACACGTTAGCCATTCTCCGGATGGTTTTCCTCTGATTGCTCGTGGTATTTTCGAGATACTTTCCTTTCTCCAAATATGTCTTTATGTCGGCGTACCATGGCTTGCCATCGGGTTCTGCCTCCACAGGAGAACTGTACGTATGTTCTCCCTTCAAACTTATCTCAAGCGGATCGATGTGGCTGCTTTCAGGATACTGTATCATGGATGCTATAGTAGTAAGAGCATCAACGACTTCATTTTGAGCCCTTGGCGTATGCTTGAATTcgattttcttgaactttttgcACAATCTTTGTGCGAGGTTCACATATGGCAAGATTTTTGGCATTCTTAGTGGTCTATTCTCCTTGTACTTGGTGAATTAGCAGATCTGAATCACCTATTACCAATAACTCATGGATGTCCATGTCCAGGGCTATTTGAAGGCCTAAGATGCATGCCTCGTATTCTGCCAAATTGTTGGTGCATCGGAACTTGAGTTTTGCGGCCATAGGATAATGTTGTCCCGTTTCTAATACCAAGAATGCTCCAATTCCTGAACCCTTGTAGTTGACTGCACCATCGAGAAACAATCTCCAGCCTGAATAGGGCTCAACTATGTCTTCGTCCACCGTTAATACTTCTTCATCTGGGAAGTAAGTTCAAAGTGGTTCGAAATCTTTGTCGACTGTGCTTTCTGCCAGTAGTTCGTCCAGTGCTTGTCCTTTGATGGACTTTTGCACCATGTATGTGATGTCAAACTCACTCAATAACATTTGCCATTTGGCTAATTTCCCTATAGGCCTTGGCGGAAGATGTACTTCAGTGGGTCTATCGTAGAGATAAGATGCGTGGTGTATTATGAAAGGTAGTGTCTCAGCTTCTGGGCTACCCATGTCAAAGCACAACATGTTTTTTCTACCAAAGTGTACCTCACCTCGCAGGCAGTGAACTTCTTGCTCAGGTAGTAAATTGCACGCTCCTTCTTGCCTGTTTTGTCGTGTTGTCCTAACAGGCATCCGAAAGCGTTATCTGATACTGACAGGTATAGCAGTAATAGGCTCCCTGGCCTAGGATGCACTAAGAACGGTGGGTTGGAAAGGTACTTCTTGATGGTGTCACATGCTTTCTGACACTCTTTAGTCCATTCCGTTGGTGCGTCCTTTTTTAGCAGTTTGAGTATGGGTTCAACAATCACAGTGGACTGAGCTATGAACCAACCAATGTAATTCAATCTTCCCAGAaaactcatgacctctttcttgGTCTTTGGAGGAGGTAACTCTTGGATAGATTTGATCTTTGAAGGGTTTAGTTCTATGCCTCTTCGGCTGACTATGAACCCTAGCAGTTTCCGgcaggcactccaaatgcaTATTTGGCTGGGTTTAGCTTCAGATTGAACTTTTGGAGTTTGTCAAAAAACTTCCGTAAATGCATAGTATGCTCCAAGCTTTCTCTTGACTTGATAATGATGTCGTCCATATATACTTCAATTTCTTTGTGGATCCTATCATGGAAAATGGTAGTCATAGCCCTCATGTAAGTGGCACCTGTGTTCTTGAGgccgaacgacattacccggTAATGATACACTCCCTATGGGGTGATGAAGGCTGTTTTCTCTGCATCTTCCTCACTCATCAAGATTTGATGGTATCCCACGAAGCAATCCACAAATAATTGTAACTCGTGCTTTGCGCAATTGTCAATGAGTATGTGGATATTCTGAAGTGGgaagttgttacacctcgtagttttgtacgttgagatttgTCGTATGTTAGTGGTCCTAGTCTTGGACACCGGAGTTATCTTCAAGGTTAAATGAGATTAGACATGCCTATCTTATTTTATGAAGGTTTTagttcatgtttagtaagttatggaaggattggagaataagtgaatcgaagaGAATACGTTTCGTCGAAGTTCCGTTTTAAGATTGAATTATGTGGATCGTATCTTagggaatacggaccgtatttaatgatttaaaaatttaacagagaaggcagattttggggttgagaaatacggaccattatacgggtcCATATTTCTTAACCCCAAaataagttcatgtttagtaagttatggaaggattggagaataagtgaatcgaagaGAATACGTTTCGTCGAAGTTCCGTTTTAAGATTGAATTATGTGGACCGTATCTTAGGGAATACAGACCGTATTTAAtgatttaaaaatttaacagagaaggcagattttggggttgagaaatacggaccattatacgggtcTGTATAAGATTATACGGCCATAACATACagaccgtatatatatatatatatgatgttacactttgcaaattttcgcGTCGGTTGAGTCAAAGATAAACTAACGTAAGCCGGAGAGGCCATGGAaaccttataaggttaaggaagacttttaacaagttttaagcaagtatctaaaggttctggaatcaagcgaatcgaaaaaattaagtttgtcgaaactttaAGAAAACTTGGCAGGATTCTGGATAGGATTTTTGGCCAAACTTGAGAGAGatatatctcttagcatatgaggagttatgaaATGCATAACCtctgtaaattcaagttcagagagtcttctttccaatgcaactgacagattgCAAATTCGAGAAATACAGCCAAAGTTACGgcccgtataaaattatatgattgATGATACAGACAGTATTTATTATACGACCAGTATACCTGGCCATATTTTTATGGCGGTGtagcttcctttttttttttttttttttttttttatatatatatctcgacTTCtactcatttttatttcattccaacatAACCCTAAGTCcatgaaagctctagaactctctcctaAACATATCCAACCAAtctccaagagaaatcaaagattaaaagaGCAAAGCAAGTGATCCAAGCTTAGGGTTTTATATTGTATCCTAGTGTTGCTTCTTGTACTGAACTTGGGAAGGACTTAAAAGTGAAGGAACTTCTTTGTTGGatggttattgtgatttggAGGTAAGCTACTGCCTTGTTTTCATGATTATGGAATTATTTAACCTTTCTACTACTTGTTAGATGAGGAAATTGTGAAGGGAAAGCTTAAACTTGTTCTTGGCTATAAGTCGAGTTGTGGACTGATCTTGATAAAGTTGTTGCTATGTTATTAGGATGATTTCCATGAATTTCGATAATATTTGATGTTGTTAAGATATTGTTGAATTTATATGTCATGGGTGAGAAGAAGGGAAGTGTATATCATTCTTGTATGTTAGTATGTTTGAGAGTTGATTGATGAATATCCTTGTATGATTGTTGAAGGAAGTATAAGAGGCTCATATGagatgttagttgtgttgttatgattctaCTACATAGACATGAAAACGAAGAGAGTATAAGCAATCTTTTATGAAGTATATTTTAGGCTAATTGTTGTATAACTTGGGAATACTTGTTGAAGTAAGTTTAAGGAACTTATGTAAATTTGTTGCGGTTGTTATTGGCTGGTGCATATGTTATCGTGACTAAGGATAAGGGGATATGCTTCCCGTTTCTTTGTGAGAATCGAGTTATCATTTGATATACTAGTGCCATCTAAGTTATGTATAcattcctttgttat
Coding sequences within it:
- the LOC132057772 gene encoding uncharacterized protein LOC132057772; amino-acid sequence: MPKILPYVNLAQRLCKKFKKIEFKHTPRAQNEVVDALTTIASMIQYPESSHIDPLEISLKGEHTYSSPVEAEPDGKPWYADIKTYLEKGKYLENTTSNQRKTIRRMANVFFLNKEIHYKRTPDLGLLRCVDAPRPRNYWKESMLGLVSLT